The genomic segment GAGAATCAATGCCGCATGAACTGGGAGTTATTCTTTTTTAAAGCGCTCAAGAAGGAATAAACGAAGGCGATCTGGTGGGGCGATCCCTATAAAGTGCGATCGCTAATTCGCTCCATTACCGGCGTTTCTGTCAGTAACCCGCACGAGAGGGAACCGAACGTCGCCAATCGGAAATACGCCGATACAGCGTTAGTTGCGATCGCGGACATCCAAAACCTCAATCTGTTTGACCCCCATATGTCGAAAAAACTCTAAAATATCGACACGTTCTCTCGATATGTCGATCGCATCGACATATAGGATTATGACCGCTTTCACACCCGATCGCCCCTATAACGCTCTCCCCTTACTACCGCCCCCCGGCGACATCGAGACGAAGGCAGTGCTAAAAGCTTGCATTGAAGCGCGTGCGGCTGTCGCTGAGTTGAAACAGTGCGGTAGTTTGATTCCGAACCAAGCAATGCTTATCAATACGATTCCCGTTTTAGAGGCGCAAGCAAGTTCCGCGATCGAAAATATCGTCACTACTGCCGATCGCTTGTTCCAGTTTGCCAGCGCGCCAGATTCCCCAGTGGATGCAGCGACAAAAGAAGCGTTCCGCTACAGTAAAGCCTTATTTTCGGGCTTTCAGTCGGTTCAAACGCGATCGCTAACGACGCGAACAGCGATCGAAGTTTGCTCGATCGTGCAAGGTGTTGATATGCAAATTCGTCGCACGCCCGGAACTGCCCTCATTGAAGCTAACAGCGGTAAAGTCATTTATACCCCCCCAGAAACAGCAGTTATTTTACAAGAAAAACTTTCCAATTGGGAAAAATTCATCCATAAAGCCACAGAATTCGATCCGTTAGTTCGTCTTGCTGTTATGCACTATCAGTTTGAAGCAATTCATCCGTTTACCGATGGGAATGGGCGAACGGGGCGCATTCTCAATATTTTGTTCTTAGTCGATACGGGGTTGCTAGAAATTCCCGTGTTATACCTTAGTCGCTACATCATTCAACACAAGCAGGATTATTATCAATATTTGCATCGAGTGACGGTGGAAGGAGACTGGCAAAGTTGGATTCTGTTTATGCTAAAGGCAGTTTTTGAAACCGCACAATGGACGACTCACAAAATTCAGGCGATTCGTCAGTTGATGGAAATTACCACCGATTATGTCAAAACAAATCGACCTAAAGTTTACAACCGCGATCTCCTCGATTTAATTTTTGTTCAACCCTATTGTCGGATCGCCAATGTTGTAGAGGCTGAAATCGCCCAAAGACAAACTGCCTCGAATTATCTCAAAGAACTGTGCGACCTTGAAGTTTTGCAAGAAATAAAAGTCGGCAAGGAAAAGTTATTTATTCATCCTCGATTTTTAAAGTTACTAACAGCAGAGACTCATACCGTGACTCCTTATGAGTCCCTTTAATCCCAATTCTCAGAGAGTCTGCAAAGAACTCAATTTCTGGGCTGGGAGCTAAAGTCCATTCAATTTGTACCGCACCGTTGCTTCAACTCGCAGTACAATACAAGCGGTCATTCGTTTCCGTTGTCCGTGCGCTTCGATATTATTACCCTCTTCCCCGAATTTTTTGCCTCTCCCCTCGCTGTCGGATTGCTTGGCAAAGCGCTCGATAACCGAATTGCCGAGGTTTATTTAACCAATCCCCGCGATTTTGCCACCGACAAACACCATCGCGTCGATGACGAACCCTACGGCGGCGGTGCGGGAATGTTGCTCAAACCCGAGCCGATTTTTGCAGCCGTCGAATCGCTTCCCGTTCTTCCCCGACGCGAAGTTATTTTTGTCTCCCCCCAAGGCGAACCCCTCACTCAATCTCTCCTGCAAGAATTCGCCGCCAACTACGATCAACTTGTTATCCTTTGCGGACATTACGAAGGGGTAGACGAGCGCGTTTGCGAACATTTGGTGACGCGAGAAATTTCCCTGGGCGATTTTGTCCTCACTTGTGGCGAAATTCCCGCTTTAGCGTTGATTAACGGGATCGTGCGCCTGCGCCCGGGGACGGTAGGAAAAGAGGAATCCCTCAAAGCCGAAAGCTTTGAGGCGGGATTGCTGGACTACCCGCAGTATACGCGCCCCGCTAGCTTTCGCGGTTGGGAAGTTCCGGAGGTGTTGCGTTCTGGGAATCACGCCGCGATCGCATCCTGGCGAGAACAACAACAGCGCGATCGCACCCAGGCGCGCCGCCCCGATCTCTGGGAAAAATGGAAAAACGAGTCTCGGTAGCGTTATCATGGCCTGAGAACCGAAGTGTCGGGAAGGTTTACACTGCTCGATCGCCTCTACCCGCACTACCGCAGTGTTTTGTACCCATATAGAACCATAAGGAGCGATATCGCGGTCAATGGTCAATGTAACTTTACAAGAACCTCAGTTAAACCTGCAAGCCATTCAGCAACAATTTGCAAATGCAGATGCTAGCGAAATTGTCAAGTGGTCTGCTAATACTTTTGGCGAAGGATTGGTAGTAAGTACCAGTTTCGGCATTCAATCCGCCGTCATGCTTCACCTTGTCTCCCGTATCATCCCAGACATTCCCGTCATTTGGGTCGATACAGGCTACTTACCGGCAGAAACTTATCGCTTTGCCGCAGAACTCATCGAACGCCTCAACCTCAACATCCAAGTTTATCAATCTCCCCTCAGCCCCGCCCGCATGGAAGCGCTACACGGCAAACTCTGGGAAGAACGCAACGTTGAAGCTCTCAATCGCTACGATTTTATCCGCAAAGTCGAACCCATGCAACGCGCCCTCAAAGAATTAGGAGCGACTGCTTGGTTAGCGGGATTGCGCCGCGACCAAACCGACAACCGCAAAACGATGGATTTTGTCAACCTTCAGTCCAACATCTACAAAATCCTTCCCATTCTCAACTGGAATTCTAAGAACATTTACGACTACTTACAAGCCCACGATCTCCCCTATCATCCCCTCTTCGACCAGGGATACATGACCGTCGGCGATTGGCACTCCAGCCGCCCCCTCACCTTAGAAGACGATGGCGAACGCGATACTCGCTTCCACGGACTCAAGCAAGAATGCGGGTTGCACCTACCCCAAACAATGGGAGAGGAAAAAAGTTTAGATTCTAGTTCTTTGTAACGCAGTTCGGAAAGCTCTATCGTAAGGTGGGCATTGCCCTTTCTGGGATTAAACCTAAAAAAAGATGCAGAAAGTTGGCAATGCCCACCAGCGTAATTTTGCCCGTGACCGAGTAGTTGACCGGCTTTCTAGTAGAATGCGATCGCGCGCCTATCTTCAACGACACCTACAAGCTAATCCCCAGCGACGTGGCAAGTTGAATAACTTTCTGCTCGTACTTTTCTCTAGCACAAGTCAGGTCTCGAGCAGTCTGTAAACTCAGCCTAATCGTATTCAATGCCTGTTCGTGCTGCCCAGATTTCGCGAGTTCCGAGGCAATAAGATTAAGAGAAATTACCTTAAAATTGCAAGTCTCAAATAGGTTAGCCACCTCCAAAGCCACATTCAATTCTCCTATCCTTACTAGATTTTCGACTAACCTTTTCAAGAAACCTTCACTCGGACAAGACCTTGCGATCTCAACAACTTTATCAAATTGCCCTAATTCCAAAAGTTCAGAAGCCAATGCTTTTTTTTCGGGAGGCTCACCCCGCTCTACGATCCTAGAGAATTTAGGGTTAAAACTGTTCTTTATGAAAGCATTGAATAGCAAAGGCTCTATCTCTAAAGCTTTTCTCCACCAAGCTCTAAATCGATAGATAAGTTTGTTTTGTTGTTTTATGACTTCTATAGTTTCTTGAGAAAGTTTCCCCAAAAATAGGTGTGGATCTTCGGGTCTCCGAGCAAGCTCATTAGGCAGCGCAACACAATTTCCAGCTTTGGCATACTGGACAAAATCTTTGGGAGTCGAGCAGTTATAAACATTCTCACTGCAAACTGTACAGTAGCGAATATTTTCATCATCAGTCGAGCTTAAAGACTCCCATTTTTGGGGGCATTGAAACTTCAAATTGTCTGGGCAATTCCAAATTTTAGATAAATCTTGCATCTTCTCAATC from the Oscillatoria sp. FACHB-1406 genome contains:
- the cysH gene encoding phosphoadenosine phosphosulfate reductase; translation: MVNVTLQEPQLNLQAIQQQFANADASEIVKWSANTFGEGLVVSTSFGIQSAVMLHLVSRIIPDIPVIWVDTGYLPAETYRFAAELIERLNLNIQVYQSPLSPARMEALHGKLWEERNVEALNRYDFIRKVEPMQRALKELGATAWLAGLRRDQTDNRKTMDFVNLQSNIYKILPILNWNSKNIYDYLQAHDLPYHPLFDQGYMTVGDWHSSRPLTLEDDGERDTRFHGLKQECGLHLPQTMGEEKSLDSSSL
- the trmD gene encoding tRNA (guanosine(37)-N1)-methyltransferase TrmD, which codes for MRFDIITLFPEFFASPLAVGLLGKALDNRIAEVYLTNPRDFATDKHHRVDDEPYGGGAGMLLKPEPIFAAVESLPVLPRREVIFVSPQGEPLTQSLLQEFAANYDQLVILCGHYEGVDERVCEHLVTREISLGDFVLTCGEIPALALINGIVRLRPGTVGKEESLKAESFEAGLLDYPQYTRPASFRGWEVPEVLRSGNHAAIASWREQQQRDRTQARRPDLWEKWKNESR
- a CDS encoding Fic family protein — translated: MTAFTPDRPYNALPLLPPPGDIETKAVLKACIEARAAVAELKQCGSLIPNQAMLINTIPVLEAQASSAIENIVTTADRLFQFASAPDSPVDAATKEAFRYSKALFSGFQSVQTRSLTTRTAIEVCSIVQGVDMQIRRTPGTALIEANSGKVIYTPPETAVILQEKLSNWEKFIHKATEFDPLVRLAVMHYQFEAIHPFTDGNGRTGRILNILFLVDTGLLEIPVLYLSRYIIQHKQDYYQYLHRVTVEGDWQSWILFMLKAVFETAQWTTHKIQAIRQLMEITTDYVKTNRPKVYNRDLLDLIFVQPYCRIANVVEAEIAQRQTASNYLKELCDLEVLQEIKVGKEKLFIHPRFLKLLTAETHTVTPYESL